CCACTAGTCTGCGGAGGGTGCACAACGAAGCCATCCTCCCCTCCGCTGCCCGGAAGGGCGGGCGGCAGGGGCCCGAAATGGTCATCACAGCCGAAAACCTGACCAAAAAGTACGGCGATGTGGCCGCCGTCGACGGTATCTCCTTCAGCGTCACGGCAGGGGAATCCTTTGGCCTGCTCGGTCCCAACGGGGCCGGCAAGTCCACGACCATGAAGATGATCGGCGGCGTCACCGGGCGCACCGCGGGCAGCCTCCGGATCATGGGCCTTGACCCGGACTCACACGGTCCGGAAGTGCGTGCCCACCTGGGCGTGGTGCCGCAGCAGGACAACCTCGACGAGGAACTCCGCGTCCGCGACAACCTCCTGGTGTACGGCCGGTACTTCGGCCTGCCCATGAGCTACCTCAAGCCAAAAGCCGACGAACTCCTCGAGTTCGCGCAGCTGACCGATAAAGCCAAGTCCAAAGTGGACGCGTTGTCCGGCGGCATGAAACGGCGGCTCACCATCGCCCGCTCGCTGATCAACGAACCGCGGATCCTGCTGCTGGACGAACCCACCACAGGCCTGGATCCGCAGGCCCGGCACATCCTCTGGGACCGGCTCTTCCGGCTCAAGGAACAAGGCGTCACGCTGATCCTGACCACCCACTACATGGACGAGGCCGAGCAGCTCTGCGACCGGCTCATCGTGGTGGACAAAGGCCGCATCATGGCCGAAGGCGCGCCGGCGCAGCTGATCCGCGAGCACTCCACCCGGGAGGTGGTGGAGCTGCGCTTTGGTTCCGAGCGGAACACCACCATCGCCGCCGAGCTGGACGGCATCGGGGAGCGGCTGGAAGTCCTGCCGGACCGGGTGCTGATTTACGCGCACGACGGCGAGTCCGCCCTTGAGCAGGTGGCGTCCCGCGGCCTGCGGCCGCTGACATCGCTGGTCCGCAGGTCCTCGCTGGAAGACGTATTCCTCCGGTTGACGGGCAGGAGCCTCGTTGACTAAGAAGGCGGGGTTGACTAAGGAGGCGGGGTTGCCGGCGGCGCCTGCCCGCGGGGACAAACTTCCCGTCGCTCATGGCCCTGCCGTGGCAGCGGCGAAGGCACGGCGCTG
This genomic interval from Arthrobacter sp. SLBN-100 contains the following:
- a CDS encoding ABC transporter ATP-binding protein, giving the protein MVITAENLTKKYGDVAAVDGISFSVTAGESFGLLGPNGAGKSTTMKMIGGVTGRTAGSLRIMGLDPDSHGPEVRAHLGVVPQQDNLDEELRVRDNLLVYGRYFGLPMSYLKPKADELLEFAQLTDKAKSKVDALSGGMKRRLTIARSLINEPRILLLDEPTTGLDPQARHILWDRLFRLKEQGVTLILTTHYMDEAEQLCDRLIVVDKGRIMAEGAPAQLIREHSTREVVELRFGSERNTTIAAELDGIGERLEVLPDRVLIYAHDGESALEQVASRGLRPLTSLVRRSSLEDVFLRLTGRSLVD